The DNA window GAGATCCATGCCCGCAGTTTAGCAAGACATGGACCATTCCGCCGGCATAAGACCGAAGGGATCAATTGAGGATATATTTTTCCGGGTCGATGGGAATGTTATTCAGACGGACTTCGTAGTGGAGGTGGGAGCCGGTGCTCCTACCTGTGTTACCCACATAGCCGATCAGCTCTCCGCGCTGGATTTCCACGCCTTTCTGAACCGCGAATTTGCTGAGATGAGAATAGACGGTCCGAATGCCGTGTCCGTGGTCGATGATGATCGTCTTTCCGTAACCGCCGTCACGGTCGGCCTGGACCACCTTGCCCCTGGCGGTGGCGAAAATCGGGGTCCCGCTCGGAGCGCTGATATCCAGACCCTTGTGAAACTCCAAGCGGCCGGTGAACGGTGACTTGCGCTTGCCGAATCGTGAGGTCACCCATCCCTCCGTGGGCCAGATGGAGGGAGTTGCCGACAAAATATCACGCTTCTGGCGAAGGGCTTCGGCCAGCTCCTGCTGATGAACCTCCTCCAGGCGGGCCTCGGTCTCGAGCTGTTCGAGAAATCCGTGCATCTTCTTGGCCAGAAGCTCGTTTTTGTGGAGCGGCAGATAGTTTTCAACGAACTCCCTGCTGCTGGCCCCGCCCACGGCGCTGAGGTTCTCGGCAGGAGCCGGGTCCAGATCGATCATGACCCTGAGTTTGGCGTCAAAATTCTGGATGCGGCTGATGTCCCCTTCCAAAGTTCGTATCTTGCTGGCCAGGCTCAGAAGCTGCTCCTTCTGGGCCTGAGAGGCCTTGATGGTGTCCGCCAGTTCCCTCTCGGCCACATGGTACCGAGTGTAATATTGGTAGAGGACAACATTGGTCCCAACCGCGCCGAGAAATACCAAAAATCCCAAGGCGAATAACCATCCTCGGCATTGAATTTTTCGACAGAGGCCGATGTTGTCCCTGAAAAAAACTATCTGGTATTTTCGAAACAGCATGATGGTCCCCGAAAGAAGGTTGCTCGATGGTCGAAGCCGAAATCAATTGAGGGACTGTTACGAAAGCGCTCCTGTCAAGTCAAGCTGCCAGCGACGCAATCCATTGACGATATTCTTCATCATGCGGCGATCCCCTCGCGTCAAATCCTGCACCCTCTCAACCATTTCCTTACGGGCAGTCGATGCGGCCGAAGGGCAGGGATTGCTCCAGATCGGCAAATTCCAGGACTTGGCCGCCGGACGGATATATCTCTTTTCCACAAGCAACAGAGGCCTGATGACCAGAAGTTCCCGGCCAAAAAACCACTCCCCGATGGACATTCCGTCAACCCGCCCAGTCCGGACAAGATTAAGAAAAAAATTCTGGACCAGATCGTCGGCGTTGTGGCCAAAGGCCAGATGGGTCAGGCCGTACTCCCGGCACC is part of the Deltaproteobacteria bacterium genome and encodes:
- a CDS encoding peptidase M24; translation: MLFRKYQIVFFRDNIGLCRKIQCRGWLFALGFLVFLGAVGTNVVLYQYYTRYHVAERELADTIKASQAQKEQLLSLASKIRTLEGDISRIQNFDAKLRVMIDLDPAPAENLSAVGGASSREFVENYLPLHKNELLAKKMHGFLEQLETEARLEEVHQQELAEALRQKRDILSATPSIWPTEGWVTSRFGKRKSPFTGRLEFHKGLDISAPSGTPIFATARGKVVQADRDGGYGKTIIIDHGHGIRTVYSHLSKFAVQKGVEIQRGELIGYVGNTGRSTGSHLHYEVRLNNIPIDPEKYILN